Below is a genomic region from Azospirillum brasilense.
GACCAGACGGGCATCGCCCGGCTTCTCCGCAAGCTCGGCGACCACGGCATCGATTTCACGAACCTGCACACCGAGGAAAGCTCCCTCGAGGAGATCTTCGTCAGCCTTGTGAAGGAGCGGGCATGACCTCCCCCATCAACCTTCATGCGGTCAAGGCCATCTACCTGTTCGAACTGGCCCGCACCTGGCGCACGCTGTTCCAGAGCATCGCGGCGCCGGTCATCTCGACCTCGCTCTACTTCATCGTCTTCGGCGCGGCCATCGGTGGGCGCTTCACGGCGGTGGACGGGGTGAGCTACGGCGCCTTTCTGGTGCCCGGCCTCGTCATGATGTCGGTGCTGACGGAAAGCGTCTCCAACGCCTCCTTCGGCATCTACATGCCGCGCTATTCCGGGACGATCTACGAAGTGCTGTCGGCCCCGATCTCGGCCTTCGAGACGGTGCTCGGCTATGTCGGGGCGGCGGCGACCAAGTCGATGATCCTCGGCGTGCTGATCCTGCTGACGGCCCGGCTGTTCGTCGACTAC
It encodes:
- a CDS encoding ABC transporter permease, whose protein sequence is MTSPINLHAVKAIYLFELARTWRTLFQSIAAPVISTSLYFIVFGAAIGGRFTAVDGVSYGAFLVPGLVMMSVLTESVSNASFGIYMPRYSGTIYEVLSAPISAFETVLGYVGAAATKSMILGVLILLTARLFVDYSIQHPFWMVAFLVLTSVTFSLFGFILGVWADGWEKLQIVPILVITPLAFLGGSFYSISMLPPLWQKITLFNPVVYLVSGFRWSFYGQADVPVGISLAMTALFLALCLTAVWWIFRTGYKLKN